From the genome of Seriola aureovittata isolate HTS-2021-v1 ecotype China chromosome 6, ASM2101889v1, whole genome shotgun sequence, one region includes:
- the rab3b gene encoding ras-related protein Rab-3B, with amino-acid sequence MAKADQRFGQRDGSDQNFDYMFKLLIIGNSSVGKTSFLFRYADDSFSNSFVSTVGIDFKVKTVYRNDKRIKLQIWDTAGQERYRTITTAYYRGAMGFILMYDITNEESFNAVQDWATQIKTYSWDNAQVIMVGNKCDMDEERIVPPEKGKHLADQLGFEYYEASAKENINVRQVFERLVDIICVKMSERVDVEVPAAPATKTTRLTDKPAQLPQKCC; translated from the exons ATGGCGAAGGCAGACCAGCGTTTCGGCCAGCGGGACGGCTCGGACCAGAACTTCGACTACATGTTCAAGCTGCTGATTATCGGTAACAGCAGCGTCGGGAAAACGTCCTTCCTGTTCCGCTACGCCGACGACTCCTTCAGCAACTCCTTCGTCAGCACCGTGGGCATCGACTTCAAGGTGAAGACGGTGTATCGCAACGACAAGAGGATCAAGCTGCAGATCTGG gACACGGCAGGTCAGGAGCGATACCGCACCATCACCACGGCCTACTACCGCGGTGCCATGGGCTTTATCCTCATGTATGACATCACCAACGAGGAGTCCTTCAACGCCGTGCAGGACTG ggcCACTCAGATTAAAACATACTCGTGGGATAACGCTCAGGTGATCATGGTGGGCAACAAGTGCGACATGGACGAGGAGAGAATCGTACCTccagagaaaggaaaacacCTCGCCGACCAGTTAG GCTTTGAGTACTACGAGGCGAGCGCTAAGGAGAACATCAACGTGCGGCAGGTCTTCGAGCGCCTGGTGGACATCATCTGTGTGAAGATGTCGGAGCGCGTGGACGTGGAGGTGCCGGCGGCTCCTGCCACCAAGACCACCAGACTGACCGACAAGCCCGCCCAGCTACCTCAGAAGTGCTGCTGA